Proteins from a single region of Hypomesus transpacificus isolate Combined female chromosome 9, fHypTra1, whole genome shotgun sequence:
- the LOC124471188 gene encoding ras-related protein Rap-1A-like — MREYKLVVLGSGGVGKSALTVQFVQGIFVEKYDPTIEDSYRKQVEVDGQQCMLEILDTAGTEQFTAMRDLYMKNGQGFALVYSITAQSTFNDLQDLREQILRVKDTEDVPMILVGNKCDLEEERVVGMEQGQNLARQWNHCAFLESSAKSKINVLDIFYDLVRQINRKTPVEKKKAKKKSNCVVL; from the exons ATGCGTGAATACAAGCTCGTAGTGCTCGGCTCGGGAGGCGTGGGCAAGTCAGCCCTG acagttCAGTTCGTCCAGGGAATCTTCGTGGAAAAATACGACCCCACAATAGAGGACTCGTACAGAAAG caAGTGGAGGTAGATGGTCAGCAGTGTATGCTGGAGATCCTGGACACAGCAGGCACA GAGCAGTTCACAGCTATGCGGGACCTGTACATGAAAAACGGTCAGGGCTTTGCTCTGGTCTACTCTATCACGGCTCAGTCCACCTTCAACGACCTGCAGGACCTCAGAGAGCAGATCCTCCGAGTCAAGGACACAGAGGAC gtgCCGATGATCCTGGTGGGGAACAAGtgtgacctggaggaggagcgtgTGGTGGGGATGGAGCAGGGCCAGAACCTGGCCCGCCAGTGGAACCACTGTGCCTTTCTAGAGTCCTCGGCCAAGTCCAAGATCAACGTGCTCGAC ATCTTCTACGACCTGGTCAGACAGATCAATAGGAAAACGCCTGTGGAAAAGAAAAAAGCTAAAAAGAAATCAAATTGTGTCGTCCTttaa
- the timm17a gene encoding mitochondrial import inner membrane translocase subunit Tim17-A — translation MEEYAREPCPWRIVDDCGGAFTMGAIGGGIFQAVKGFRNSPAGMNHRLKGSMTAIKTRAPQLGGSFAVWGGLFSMIDCGLVKVRGKEDPWNSITSGAMTGAILAARNGPVAMVGSAAMGGILLALIEGAGILLTRFASSQFPTGPQFAEEPAPMPAPSFGDYRQYQ, via the exons ATGGAGGAATATGCCAGGGAACCATG CCCATGGAGGATAGTGGATGACTGTGGGGGTGCTTTCACCATGGGAGCCATCGGTGGAGGTATCTTCCAGGCAGTAAAGGGCTTCAGAAATTCACCGGCA gGGATGAACCACAGATTGAAAGGTAGCATGACGGCCATCAAAACCAGAGCCCCACAGTTAGGAG GCAGCTTTGCAGTATGGGGTGGGCTGTTCTCCATGATCGACTGTGGCCTGGTGAaggtgagagggaaggaggacccCTGGAACTCCATTACCAGTGGGGCCATGACTGGAGCTATCCTGGCAGCCAGGA ATGGCCCAGTGGCCATGGTGGGCTCTGCAGCGATGGGAGGCATACTGCTGGCTTTGATAGAAGGTGCCGGCATCTTGCTCACAAGATTCGCTTCATCGCAGTTTCCTACTG ggcCCCAGTTTGCTGAGGAACCCGCCCCCATGCCAGCCCCATCCTTCGGAGACTACCGGCAGTACCAGTGA
- the lmod1b gene encoding leiomodin-1: MSRRKVRGLTRTGRQVSEDPDLDNLLSNLSPEEMEELEKEVMTVPDLDPGEGRIQVLGAEAHEKAPPAANNIQDASSSREREIKKPSQRESCSEEPKKESRKQEYLRKMGLSQEAQEGPLQRQATVSSDQDTRPGGRTSTRPDGVKENRPGASSSYRRSDSRVETTDKQEDVKMKERRENRESMNNKTKDMISKLQGKNDEAREKERKEESKKRDDSKTKELISKLQQSKDGKKDRKEDFKTKGLVSKMLERQSQVEECKAENKKTKEEEKDQADEQMQRQTALEKGKSDLQVDKKYSKEREKEEGEKEKEKEKGKEEEKEEEKEEKEKGKEEKEKGKEREKDEESKKKVKDTELMQGRKRMQEKDPEERKTNEQSRGTGQKAGPESAMEEQSQNCVENKNSNSKTKEEDEDEEDSSMFDELMEQVHKNDPSVSEINVNNSEVIKTKTLIQFAEALHGNTHIKAFALANCRADDHVAYAIAGALRANKTLTSINLDSNHLTGKGIIALIRALQHNATLTELRFHNQRHICGGKTEMEMTKVLKENTTLLKLGYQFELAGPRMTMTNILSRNMDRQRQRRLQEQKLAQANGDKKGTLEVPKTGGVGSLKGSPMPSPKPSPLASPMPSPKLTPKRTSRGGGPPPPPPPPGGGPPPPPPPPAPLLDMDSLKNSLTPVSQRRVEGKVGGAAGGRNSRDQLLASIRDSTKMKLKKVAVPKLLQ, encoded by the exons ATGTCTCGGAGGAAGGTGCGTGGGCTGACCCGGACCGGGCGTCAGGTGAGCGAGGACCCCGACCTGGACAACCTGCTGTCCAACCTGTCCccggaggagatggaggaactGGAGAAGGAGGTGATGACCGTCCCAGACCTAGACCCTGGCGAGGGCCGGATCCAGGTCCTGGGAGCGGAGGCGCATGAGAAGGCACCTCCAGCCGCCAACAATATCCAGGAtgctagcagcagcagagagcggGAAATCAAGAAACCGAGCCAGAGAGAAAGTTGTTCTGAG GAACCAAAGAAGGAGAGCCGCAAGCAGGAATACTTGAGGAAGATGGGCCTCAGTCAGGAGGCCCAGGAGGGGCCCCTGCAGAGACAGGCCACCGTCTCCAGCGACCAGGACACCCGGCCGGGGGGGCGAACCAGCACCAGACCAGACGGTGTTAAGGAGAACAGGCCCGGGGCCTCCAGCAGCTACAGAAGATCTGACAGCAGAGTGGAGACGACAGACAAACAGGAGGACGTCAagatgaaagagaggagagagaacagggagagcaTGAACAATAAGACCAAAGACATGATCTCCAAGTTGCAGGGGAAAAACGACgaggcgagagagaaagagaggaaggaggagagcaaGAAGAGGGACGACAGCAAAACCAAGGAGCTCATCTCCAAGCTCCAACAGAGCAAGGACgggaagaaagacagaaaagaaGACTTTAAGACCAAAGGACTTGTGTCCAAGATGCTGGAAAGACAAAGCCAGGTAGAAGAGTGCAAAGCAGAGAACAAGAAgacgaaggaggaggagaaggaccagGCGGACGAACAGATGCAGAGACAGACGGCTCTCGAGAAAGGTAAGAGCGACTTGCAGGTGGATAAGAAATacagcaaggagagagagaaggaggaaggggaaaaggagaaggagaaagagaaagggaaggaggaagagaaggaggaagagaaggaggagaaggagaaagggaaggaggagaaggagaaagggaaggagagagaaaaagatgagGAGAGCAAAAAGAAGGTTAAGGATACGGAACTGatgcaggggaggaagaggatgcaGGAGAAAGATCCGGAAGAGAGGAAGACGaatgagcagagcagaggaacaGGCCAGAAGGCCGGTCCTGAGTCAGCCATGGAGGAACAAAGCCAGAACTGTGTGGAGAATAAGAACTCCAACAGCAAAACCAAAGAAGaagacgaggacgaggaggattCCAGCATGTTTGACGAGCTCATGGAGCAAGTCCACAAGAACGACCCCTCGGTGTCGGAGATCAACGTCAACAACTCCGAAGTCATCAAGACCAAAACGCTCATCCAGTTCGCGGAGGCCTTGCACGGCAACACCCACATCAAGGCGTTCGCTTTGGCCAACTGCCGCGCCGACGACCACGTTGCCTACGCCATCGCGGGCGCCCTGCGCGCCAACAAGACCCTTACGAGCATCAACCTGGACTCCAACCATCTCACTGGCAAGGGCATCATTGCTCTGATCCGTGCCCTGCAGCACAACGCCACGCTGACGGAGCTGCGCTTCCACAACCAGAGGCATATCTGCGGGGGGAAGACCGAGATGGAGATGACAAAG GTGCTGAAGGAAAACACCACCCTGCTGAAGCTGGGCTACCAGTTTGAGCTGGCCGGCCCTCGCATGACCATGACCAACATCCTGAGCCGGAACATGGACCGCCAACGCCAGCGCCGCCTGCAGGAGCAGAAGCTAGCCCAGGCCAACGGGGACAAGAAGGGCACGCTGGAGGTCCCTAAAACAGGTGGAGTAGGCTCTCTCAAGGGCTCCCCCATGCCCTCCCCCAAACCCTCGCCTCTGGCCTCCCCCATGCCGTCGCCCAAACTGACCCCCAAGAGGACCAGTAGAGGAGGGgggcccccacccccacccccgccccctggGGGGGGACCCCCACCgccgcccccaccccctgcccccctgctggaCATGGACTCCCTGAAGAACTCCCTGACCCCCGTGTcccagaggagggtggaggggaaggtCGGGGGTGCGGCTGGGGGGAGGAACTCCAGGGACCAGCTGCTagcctccatcagggacagcACCAAGATGAAACTCAAAAAG GTCGCTGTGCCGAAGCTACTGCAGTAA